In a genomic window of Terriglobales bacterium:
- a CDS encoding YbjQ family protein: MVQHTMTTTAFDLEGYRIVRNLGVVRGIVVRSRSVIGTLGASLQTLVGGNITLFTELCEKTRAEAFVLMLQHGAQIGANAIVGVRYDATEVMQGVTEVLCYGTAVQVEPAAKS; the protein is encoded by the coding sequence TTGGTCCAACACACCATGACCACAACGGCCTTCGACCTGGAGGGCTACCGGATCGTGCGCAACCTGGGCGTGGTGCGGGGCATCGTGGTGCGCTCGCGCTCGGTGATCGGGACCCTGGGCGCCAGCCTGCAGACACTGGTCGGCGGCAACATCACGCTGTTCACCGAGCTGTGCGAGAAGACACGAGCCGAAGCCTTCGTGCTCATGCTGCAGCACGGTGCGCAGATCGGCGCTAACGCCATCGTGGGCGTGCGCTACGACGCCACCGAAGTGATGCAGGGCGTGACGGAGGTGCTCTGCTACGGAACCGCCGTGCAGGTGGAGCCGGCAGCGAAGTCCTAG
- a CDS encoding DUF1259 domain-containing protein, translating into MRRIRLVCILGNFLFLTLFAASQSAPAEWQAIEEALGRKGQVQADGVMKFGMPRFDLRVSVGTVSLQATFALGSWAAFDSPGSNARLMGDLVLTEDEVAPVMAKLLDSGIEITALHNHLLHESPRIVYMHIFGHGDAAKLAAAVKSALSRTGTPAAAPGLQAGQLSIDVPGIEQALGYKGKVNGGVLQFSIPRPEAITEHEAKIPNSMGIATALNFQPDGGGKAAITGDFVLLAAEVNPVIHALNHAHIAVTAVHSHMLDETPRLYFLHFWAVDDAVFLARGLRAALDQTASVKASP; encoded by the coding sequence ATGCGCCGAATCAGGCTGGTTTGCATCCTCGGGAATTTTCTTTTCCTTACGCTCTTCGCCGCTTCGCAATCCGCACCGGCCGAATGGCAAGCCATCGAAGAAGCACTGGGACGCAAGGGACAGGTGCAGGCCGACGGCGTGATGAAGTTCGGCATGCCGCGCTTCGATCTCAGAGTCTCCGTCGGGACCGTCTCGCTCCAAGCGACGTTCGCACTGGGCTCCTGGGCGGCGTTCGACTCTCCCGGCTCCAACGCTCGCCTGATGGGAGACCTGGTCCTGACCGAGGATGAAGTCGCGCCCGTCATGGCCAAGCTGCTGGACAGCGGAATCGAAATCACGGCGTTGCACAATCACCTGCTGCACGAGTCGCCGCGCATCGTGTACATGCACATCTTCGGTCATGGCGACGCCGCGAAGCTGGCCGCTGCGGTGAAGTCAGCCTTGTCGCGGACGGGAACGCCCGCAGCGGCCCCGGGCTTGCAAGCCGGGCAGCTCAGCATCGACGTGCCAGGCATCGAGCAGGCGCTTGGTTACAAAGGGAAGGTCAACGGCGGGGTGCTGCAGTTTTCCATCCCACGTCCTGAGGCCATCACGGAGCACGAGGCGAAGATTCCGAACTCCATGGGCATCGCCACAGCCCTGAACTTTCAGCCTGACGGCGGCGGGAAGGCGGCCATCACCGGCGATTTCGTTCTTCTGGCCGCCGAAGTGAACCCGGTCATTCACGCACTGAACCATGCGCACATCGCCGTGACGGCCGTGCACAGCCACATGCTCGACGAGACTCCCCGCCTCTACTTCTTGCACTTCTGGGCGGTGGATGACGCCGTCTTTTTGGCTCGCGGTCTACGGGCTGCGCTCGACCAAACCGCTTCCGTCAAGGCTTCGCCTTAA